The Macaca nemestrina isolate mMacNem1 chromosome 15, mMacNem.hap1, whole genome shotgun sequence genome segment tggtctcaaactcctgacctcaggtgatctgcctgcctcagcctctcaaaggtgtgcctcggcctctcactacaggtgtgagccactgtgcccggccgacaCTGATAACTTTTGCCAGCCCTTCTTGCAGTTTTCATGGCAAGGTATTAAAATAAACTCATCTGCAGGGCCAGGAACTGATATACACCAAAAGCAAGGTGACAGTCATATTTTTCCAACTCTGGTCCATGTTGAAGATGACGCTGAGCTTTCTGGACATTAAGAAACAGAACATGTGTTTCCCAGCACTAACTGCAGTCAGCTTGCAGACTGTTCACTCATCTGTCTTCTACTAGACTGTACtccccttgagggcagggactagGCCTGACCAGTCTGTATACTGAGTCTACATATGAGCAGCATAGAACATGGTCCTGGGACATAGCaggcattcaacaaatacttgaacAAGTAGGACCCTAGTCTTCCGTGGACCCCCAATACTCACTGTGCGTGGAAATCCACAACCACTGGCGTCTCACTGTTGACCACTCGGTCTTGAAAGTCAGGTCCATCCTGGATATTAAAGGTCGTCAAGGAGATCCTGGTGGTGTATATTGTCCGGGCTGGGTTGAGTGTTACAGTCAGGCCACCAGGACTGCATTGTGGGGTCTGCAGGGCTCTGGAAGTGAGGGGTGGCCACCGACCCTGAGAAGGATTCCTGGAGATGATGGAGGCCAGGAACCTCCTTAGGAGAAGTCGCTGAGCCATCTGTGAGGGAAGAGGCAGAAGAATTGGGGCACACAAAAGGAAGCTGACAcactagaaaaataaagagatttggGGATTAGTCGGGGCTCAAGAAGAGGCAGAGTGGGAAGCAAAATGCAAGGAAATAATATGTAAGATTTGTAGCGTAGAAGTGAGGAAGCTgagaaacaaaggaaaggaaTAGCTAGGCAAACCAGAAGGACAGGAAAACTGGCTTCACAACCAAAAAGAAATCGGGATTTAGATTATAACAGAAGAACGGGAGGGAGAAACCaacatttaataatttatgtAAGGACCAAGTACCTTACACATATTCTTGATCTTCCTACAGCAACTTTGAGGAAGTTGCTATTGTACTGCCCACATTGCAAATAAGGAAAGGCATCCGAGGCTCAAGTAAGTTAAGTGACATGCCCAAAGTAACCCTACTACTGACAGCCAACACTGGAACCCAGGGTCGTCTGAAAAGATGAAACGCAACAATTGAAGGAGGATCTAAGAGTATGGTAGGAACCAAAAACGAAGAGACATGTACTGGAGGGAACTAATAAAGAAGGGACATGAATGGAGGGAACTGGGAAAAATCGGACGCCACCAGGGACCCCGGCTCTCCGGCGAGCTAGGTCCCCCCCACCCGTCCGGCCGCCAGCCTGCGCAGGAACGCGCTCGCGGCATGCCTATCACGACACCACCTCAAGCCAGCCCCACTGAGCTCCTACCTCCCTGCAACGCGAGCGGAGGGATGCACAGCTTAGCCCTCCCTGCCTGTCAAGGGCACTCCTGTCGTCACTTCCTCAGGGAGGCGGACATTAACGTCACTTCCGGGGACAGGCAGGCGGAACACCATCCCTCTcgaatatttttttttgagacggagtctcgctctgtcgccaggctagggtgcagtggcgcgatctcggctcactgcaacctccgcctcccgagttcaagcgattctcctgcctcggcctcccgagtagccgggactagaggcgcacgccaccacgcacagctaatttttgtatttttagtagaggcggggtttcaccatattggccaggatggtctccatctcttgacttcgtgatccgcccgcctcggcctcccaaagtgttgggattaccggcgtgagccacagcCCCCGACCTGTCCCTCTCTAATTTGAGGAGCGTCTGGGATTTTCCGCCAATGGGAATGGCGGGAGGAGGCACAACTGAGAGGGCGGGGCCTCAGCTAGGGACCGGAAGCAATGGGCAGGCCGTCGGGGGAGGGATTGGAAGAGGCGGGCAGGCCCTGGTAGGGACGAAGGCTGGCGCGGGGCGGAACCGGAAGGGGTGGGCGGGCCCTGGAGGAGGGACCGGAAGAGCAGTTGATGGCTCAGGGGTAGTAATGAAGGGTGCTTAAGGGAGAAAAGGCAGTTGAGAGGTCCCCGTGGTTTTTCATTTTGTCAACTCTTGTTGCttgattttaattatatttatttattggttaatgacagagtctcgctctgtctcccaggctggagttgcagtggcgcgatctcggctcactgcaacatccaactcccgggttcaaacgattctcctgcctcagcctcccaggtagctgggattacaggcgcgcgccatcacgccgggctaatttttgtatttttaatagagatagagtttcgccatgttggccaggctggtctggaactcctgagctcaagtgatccgcccgcttcagcttcccaaagtgctgggattacaggcgtgagtcactttGCTTGGCCTCCTGTTTATAACTGGCGCTGTCCACTTCCTACAGATGTTGACAggttctgtttcttcatttaataAGTAAAGCTAAGCTCTTCAAAGGCATGGTGCCCTTTATATGTAAAAGAACTCACCTGTGGTTTAGGGGTCATCCTTAAATGGCCCTCTTCTGTGTCCacctaaaggaaaacaaataaaaactgaggCGAGCTTAATTTAAGCAGGGAGTTTATTTGGGTCAAGTTCGAAGACTGCAACTTGGAGCAGAGATTCAAGTTGTCCTGAATATACACTTGGATTAGCAGCAGCTGAAAGagtgtttttaaaggaaaagaacaggCAGTTTCTCAATTGTTgatcaatattttttttctttttttgagacggagtctcgcttttgttgcccaggctggagtgcagtggcgcgatctcggctcactgcaacctctgcctcctgggttcaggggattcttctccctaagcctcccgagtagctgggactacaggcatgcctcaccacgcccagctaatttttgtatttttagtagagatggagtttcaccatgttggccaggatggtctccatctattgacctcgtgatctgcccacctcggcctcccaaagtgctgggattacaggcctgagccacctcgcccggcctcttttttttttttttttttttttttttttttttttgagagacagagtcttgctctgtagccaggctggagtgcagtggcatgatcttgactcactgcaacctccacgtcctgggttcaagcaattctcctgcctcagccccccaagtagttgggattacaggcgagcaccaccacacccggctaattttttatatttttggtacagactgggtttcaccatgttggccaggctagtctcgaactcctgaccttaagtgatagcacgcctcggcttcccaaagtgctgggataacaggcatgagccaccgctcccagccgcCCTGCCCATTTTTGTATCTGCTTTTCTGTCTCTAGCACTTTCTCTTCCACAGCTACCTATCAGTCCTATTCAGCACTTCCACAGTATTTTCTAGAGAGCCAATTTTGCTGCTTAATTCACATTCTGAATTTCAAAGGAGGACCAGTCCTGTTTGTCCTTTTCCCATAGTCACTTCACCCTGATTGGCCTCAGGTTTCTCATCTGAGCAATGGGAAGAATAATGCCTTTCTCATAGTTGGGCTGTGGGTTGCAGTAGAGACAGAATCCATGTCATTGCTGCCTGATGACTCATGCAGGGAAAGCCTGTGAGACACATAGAGAAGGCTGAGCTCTCGGCACCCTACAAAGGGGCTCTCAGCTACATGGTGGCTCCTCTGTCCAGCTAGAGCTGAACAGGCTTGGGTCTGGCTTAGTCAAAAGCAGGCTCAGGGTACAGCTGTGAggcaaagggaaggaagccaggACTGGCAGCCTGGGCTAAGGGTAAAACTTCTACCTGTTACCAATATTTAttgcagtggttttcaaactgcaGGATGTGGACATCAGTGGGTTTGCAAAATTAATTTAGTGGGTGGtaatcaactttaaaaaaaaacaaacatggggccaggtgtggctgctcacacctgtaatcccagcactttgggagaccaaggcgggcagttcacttgaggtcaggagttcgagaccagcctggccaacatggtgaaaccccatctctactaaaaatacaaaaattagccgagtgtggtggtacatgcctgcctagttccagctacttggaaggctgaggcgggagaattgcttgaacccaggaggcagaggctgcagtgagctgagatcatgccactgcactccagcctgggctgcagagtgagactccacccaaaaaaaaaaaaaaaaattaaggagaaagCAGCAGGTGTCACATATTTAGGCATCAGTAAATTATTTGCTGCAGCATCTCATATCCTTATTGGAACAAATGGCTCAGTCACCCTTCAGAAACTGGGTAGGCAAGATGTGTGTAACAGGATTTGATATTATGAGTTCGATCCTATcagagattattatttttttaaagttttgaaaaagGCAGGGTGGGATGACAGGATCCAAATTCTGGTTTACCTGTAATCTGTATGCAATCCAACATCCTGGTTAGGGAGAAACCCTTAATTTAGAAGTTTCAGCCTCATTCAAACTATCCCAAGTATTATTGTTAGAAAtgcatttttggccaggcgcggtggctcacgcctgtaatcccagcactttgggaggccgaggcgggcggatcacaaggtcaggagatcgagaccatggtgaaaccccgtctctactaaaaatacaaaaaattagccgggcgcggttgtgggcgcctgtagtcccagctactcgggaggctgaggcaggagaatggcgtgaacctgggaggcgg includes the following:
- the LOC105464553 gene encoding thioredoxin, mitochondrial isoform X1; this encodes MCKMAQRLLLRRFLASIISRNPSQGRWPPLTSRALQTPQCSPGGLTVTLNPARTIYTTRISLTTFNIQDGPDFQDRVVNSETPVVVDFHAQWCGPCKILGPRLEKMVAKQHGKVVMAKVDIDDHTDLAIEYEVSAVPTVLAMKNGDVVDKFVGIKDEDQLEAFLKKLIG
- the LOC105464553 gene encoding thioredoxin, mitochondrial isoform X2, whose protein sequence is MAQRLLLRRFLASIISRNPSQGRWPPLTSRALQTPQCSPGGLTVTLNPARTIYTTRISLTTFNIQDGPDFQDRVVNSETPVVVDFHAQWCGPCKILGPRLEKMVAKQHGKVVMAKVDIDDHTDLAIEYEVSAVPTVLAMKNGDVVDKFVGIKDEDQLEAFLKKLIG